The DNA region GCGTGCCTACCAGATGCCTCTCGTCAATCTCATGCAGAGCCTTCAACGCGCCACCGGCGAGACCGGGGCCGGAGCCCTGGAGATGGCGGAGGCGCGCTACATGATCCGCATCGACGGTCGCCTGCGGGGCCTCGATGACCTGCGCAACATCCCCATCACCCCCCGGGTGGCCCCCGCCGGCGCCTCGGGGATGGCCATGGGTACCCAGGTCTATGAACCCTTCAAGGCCACCCGCTCGGTGTTCCGCCTGGGCGATATCGCCGAGATTCGCCTGGGGCCCGAGATGCGCGAGGGCATCGCCGAGCTCGACGGCCAGGGCGAGGTCGTCGGCGGCATCGTCCTGATGCGCCCGGGTGGCAACGCCCTCAAGACCATCGCCGCCGTCAAAGACAAGCTGGCCGAGCTGCAACGGGGCCTGCCCGCTGGGGTGGAGCTGGTGCCGGTTTACGACCGCTCCGGGCTCATTCACCGCGCCATCGACACCCTCGACAGCCGCCTCATCGAGGCACTGGTCGTTGTCAGCCTGGTCTGCGCCCTTTTTCTCTGGCATCTCAGATCCGCCCTGGTGGTGGTCATCAGCCTCCCCATCGCCATCCTGGCCGCCTTCATGGTCATGTATTGGCAGGGGCTCAGCGCCAACATCATGTCCCTGGGCGGCATCGCCATCGCCATTGGCGCCATGGTCGATGCCGCCATCGTCATGATCGAGAACCTGCACAAGCACGCCGAGCGCGAGCCCCTGACCGCGGCCAACCGCTGGGCCCTGGTGGGGCGGGCCACCACCGAGGTCGGCCCCGCCCTCTTCCTCTCCCTGATCATCGTCACCCTCAGCTTCCTGCCCGTCCTCGCCCTGCAAGGGGAGGAGGGCCGCCTCTTTGCCCCCCTGGCCTATACCAAGACCTACGCCATGGCCGCCGCGGCGCTACTGTCCATCACCCTGGTCCCGGTCTTGCTCGGGCTCTTCGTGCGCGGGCGCTTGCGGGGCGAGCAGGAAAACCCGGTCAACCGCGCCCTCATGGCCGCCTACCGACCGCTCCTCGCCTGGGTGATGCGCCAGCCTGTGAAGGTTCTGTGGCTGGCCCTGGCCCTGACCATCGCCGGGGCCTGGCCGGCCTTGCGGCTGGGCTCCGAGTTCATGCCGGACCTGGACGAGGGCGATCTCCTCTACATGCCCACCACCTTCCCGGGTATCGCCCCCGACAAGGCCCGCCAGCTCCTGCAACAGACCGACCGCCTCATCCTGACCGTGCCCGAGGTGGCGCGGGTCTTCGGCAAGGTCGGCCGCGCCGAGACCGCCACCGACCCGGCGCCCATGGAGATGATCGAGACCACTATCCAGCTCAAGCCCCGCGAGGAGTGGCGGCCTGGTGTGACCATCGAGGACATCAAGGCCGAGCTGGACCGCACCGTCAAGTTTCCTGGCCTCACCAACGCCTGGCTCATGCCCATCAACGCCCGCCTGCAGATGCTCTCGACCGGCATCAAGACCCCGGTCGGCGCCAAGATCGCCGGGCCGGACCTGGAGGTCATCCAGCGCCTCGGCGAGCAGGTCGAGGAGGCCCTCGCGGCGCTTCCCGAGACCCAATCCGTCTTCGCCGAGCGCGTCTCCTCCGCCCGTTACATCAAGGTCACTCCCAACCGCATGGCCATGGGCCTGGTCGGCCTGTCCGTGGCGGATGTCCAGGAGATCGTCTCCAGCGCCGTCGGCGGCATGAACCTGACCGAGGTGGTGGAGGGGCGGGAGCGTTACCCGGTGAGCCTGCGCTACACCGCGGACGCACGGGACTCCCTGGAGAAACTCAAGGGCCTGCCCCTCGTCACGGATACCCAGGGCACCCAGGTGCAGTTGGGGGCCGTCGCCCGCGTCGAGGTGGTGGACGGGCCGGACATGATCCGTACCGAGAACGCCCGCCTCAATGGCTGGGTCTATGTCCAGGTCAAGGGCGGGGATGTCGGCACCTATGTCGCCAAGGCCAAGCAGGCCGTCGCCGAGCGGGTGGTCCTGCCGCCAGGGTATTCCATCGCCTGGTCCGGCGCCTACGAGCACTGGGAGCGGGCCAAGGAGCGCCTCTGGCTGGTGGTGCCCCTCACCCTGGCCATCATCCTGGTCCTGCTCTATCTCAACTTCCGCAACCTGGCGGAGGTGCTCATCATCATCGCGACCCTGCCCCTGGGCCTCGTCGGTGGCTTCTTCCTCATGTATCTCCTCGGCTACCAGCTCTCCGTGGCCGCGGCCATCGGCTTCATTGCCCTGGGCGGGGTAGCGGTGGAGATCGGCGTGGTGATGATCCTCTACCTCGATCGCGCCCTGGCCCAGCGCCGGGAGGCGCGCGGGGCCGCGGGTCTCACCCGCGCCGACGTCCGGGAGGCGGTGGTGGAGGGCGCCCTGACCCGCCTGCGGCCGGTGACCATGACCAAGCTCGCCATCCTCGCCGCCCTGCTCCCCATCATGCTCGGTGGCGGTGCCGGCTCCGAGGCCATGCAGCGCATCGCCGCGCCCCTCCTGGGTGGCGTAATCAGCGTCGCCATCCTGACCCTGGCCGTCATCCCCGCCGCCTACCTGGTGTGGCGATCCCGGGGGCTGAGGCCCTGAGGCGCTGACGGGGTTCGACCAGGCGACCGAAATGGCCTGACAGCACCGCCTGGTGCGAAGCAGGCTTGATTGCGCCTGGAGCGGCCGCGAGGAACTAACCCCTGGTGGCCTTGTCTGATTTCAAGCTTCAAATGAGGTTTTCCACCCATTGACCTGCCGAGCTGGTATGGAATAATCCTCGCTAACTTAAATTTAATCGTACCAAGACTCTGGACTTGCGGTAGAGGCGCAGCTTGACTCATGACATTTGACCCATCGTCTCATTCCTGCCACCGTACTCCTACCGTCCGGTCGCGCCCGAGGTCTGGCCTTCATCCTTCTGTTTTGCCGTCATCCCGAGGAGGCTATATGCGTGTTCCGACGATCCTGCTCACTTTGGTCTTACTCCCCACCCAATCGACGCTGGCAGCGGTCCTCAACGACACCGGTCAAGACCTGTGTGTTGATGACGGGAGCTTGACGACCTGCACCGAGGCCAATACCGGGAACGCGGCCACCCATCCTCGCCAGGATGCCCGCTTCGGTGCCGATGCGGCGGCCACCGCCGGTCAATTGACTAAAATCGGTGGTGGGGTCGCGGGTTTCGATTTCACACCCCTGGATGCCTCGGGTGTCGAGATCCCCTTGACCACGGATACGCCCCCCCCCATCCCTTCCGCAACCCCGGCCTGCATACGGGACAACCGCACCGGTCTCATCTGGGAGGTCAAGACGGATGATGGCGGGGTACGGGACATGGGCTGGAGATACCTCTGGGGCGATCGGACTGGCGGTACTCAGTGCTTCGCTGGTGCTGACTGCAATACCGATAATTATGTCGTCACGGTCAACGCCCTGGATCTCTGCGGAGAAACCCTGGATGACTGGCGCCTGCCGAGCCGCCGCGAACTCCTCTCCATCATCGATCATGGGGCAAGCCAACCAGCCATCGACGCTGATTTTTTTCCGAATACGGCATTCGCGGTTTCTCCATATCCCGTGGGCTATTGGAGCAGCGATCTCTGGACGTCTCTTCCGAACAACTATGCCTGGTTGGTTTATTTCAAGGATGGCAACTCGACCGCCGTATCCAGGACCCAAAATCTGGCCCAATATCATTACGTGCGGCTTGTGCGCGGCGGATAGTCAATTGCCTCCTAGCCTTCACAAGTCATTGTCTCGCCAAATCCGCTTAGCTATCCGAGGGATAGCCGGGTCCTTTCGTCAGACTCACCCGCCGAGGTTCCCCATGAGCCATCGATCCAGTTTTTCGATGTTTTTCATCGTCTTGCTAAGCACCTTGTGGGGCGCGGCTCCGGCCTCGGCAGCCTTCACGGACCATGGCGACGGTACTGTCACCGATACCGATACAGGCCTGATGTGGGATCAGTGCTCTTGGGGGCAGGACTATACACCAGGCCCCCCCCCTAGCTGTGATCCAGATCCCACCAGCACCAACTACACCTATCCCTGGAGCAACGCCCTCGGCCTGGCGGTCACCGCCAACACAGATTTACATCGCGGCTACGACGATTGGCGCCTGCCCAACCGAACGGAATTGGAGTCCCTGGTGGATATCACCGCCGTGAGTCCCGCCATAGATAGCAATGCCTTTCCGAATACGGCATCCCTTTGGTATTGGTCTTCAACGACTTATCCCTTTGATCCGCTCAATCCAGAGTGGGCCTGGTATGTCTCCTTTCAGGATGGGTATAGCTTTGCCACGGCACAGACCTTGGATTACAACGTCCGCCTCGTGCGCGGTGGTACGCCCCTGAATAGTTTTGATTTATTGGCGTCCGTCAGCGTCAGCATCAAGGCCACTGACAACACCGCTACCGAGGCGGACCTCACCACCGGCCGCTACACCTTCATCCGCACGGGTGACACCACCGCCCCTCTCACCGTCAACTACAAGGTCACCGGCACCGCCACCGCCGGCAGGGACTACGTCGCCCTTGGCACCAGCGTGGTCATCCCCGCCGGCAAGACCCGGGTCACCAAGATCCTCACGCCCGAGCAGGATAACCTTCAGGAATTACCCGAGACCGTCATCCTGACCCTCAAGCAAAGCCCGAACTATGCCGTCGGCACTCCCGCCAAAGCCACCGTGACGATCACCAGTGACGAGACCGTCACCCAGACCGTTACCGTCAAGGCCACCGACAACACCGCTACCGAGGCGGACCTCACCACCGGCCGCTACACCTTTATCCGCACGGGTGACACCGCCGCCGCCCTCACCGTCAACTACAAGGTCACCGGCACCGCCACCGCCGGCAGTGACTACGTCGCCCTTGGCACCAGCGTGGTCTTCCCCGCCGGCAAGACCCGGGTCACCAAGACCCTCACGCCCCAGCAGGATAACCTTCAGGAATTACCCGAGACCGTCCTCCTGACCCTCAAGCAAAGCCCGAACTATGCCGTCGGCACTCCCGCCAGAGCTACCGTGACGCTCATCAGCGATGAGGTGCCCTAGGCCGTCAGCGTCGCCGGCGCCCACACCTTCACCCGCGGACGGTGGCCGCAGCCTGGCCAAGGTAGGGCCTGGATGTTAGAATGCGCATTCATCAAACCCCGGTGATGATGCAGAGAGGCTCCTCGCCCGGGTTTGCCCCATGCCCAATATGACAGGGCAGGGCGGTAGCGTGTCAAGTGGGGTAACCAGTCCAAACAAGCAAAAGCCGGCCCCGAGCATGATGCTCGGGGCCGGCCTTCATTTCGGGTGGGTGGTTACCAGGTCAGGGTCTTGGTGTCGTCCTGGAAGAGGGCGGGACCGGTGAGGTCGGGGCTACCGATCTTGAGCCCAGGCATCAGATCCGTCTCCTTGACGCCATAATGCTTCATGCACATGGGGCAGACGATGACGGTCGCCCCCTGACCGATCACCTCCTCCAGGGCCTTACGCTGATCGGCGAAGGCGGCCGCATTGGCCGTGGAACCCACCAGAACCCCCCGATCATTCAGGAAGATGGTTAGGGGATGGCCGCGTTCGAGCTGATTCTTGCCAAAGGTGACGGCCATATCGACCCGATGGGCGTCATCCACGGTGAGGTTGATGAAGAGGGGATCCTTATCGCCGGCCATTGCCGAGCCAGCGGTGACACCCATCATGACAGCCAAGGCCATCATCAGACGTAGCAGTGTTTTCATTGCCATGTTCCTCGTGTTATCAGGTATTGGAAACTAGTGCGCCTTGGGCGCCATCTCGATCTTACGGACCGGCGCCATGATGTGCTCCTTGGTACCGTTGTCGAAGAGCAGGTTCATATGCACCTCCTTGCCCGGCTCCAGGTTCTCCTTGAGGCCGATGAGCATGACATGGAGCCCACCGGGCTTGAGGGCCACGGTCTGACCGGCAGGGATGGCGATTTTGTCGATCTTACGCATCTTCATCATCCCGTCCTCGTTGACATGGGTGTGGAGTTCCACGACCCCGGCGGCCGTGCTCTCGGCGCCGACCAGGGCGCGATCCTGCTTAGAGGCGTTCGCCAGGGTCATGAAGACGGCGCTGTTGGGTTGGCCCGGGGGGACCGCCCGGGCGTAGGGGTCACCGACGGTGATCTCCGCCGCCTGTGCCCCCAGGGTAAGGGTGGCCAGGAAGGCCGCGGCGAGGAAGGCTGAGGTTCTATTCATTAGGACGGGTCTCCGTGGGGTGGGTGTGAAGGGATTGCCAACCAAGGGGTGGTCACTCTTTGGCCAGCAGACCCCGGATGAACGCCAGCATTTCCGTCGCTGGCGTGGCGTGCGGAAAAGTATGCACCCAGCGGCCCTGGGCATCCACCACATAGGTATCGGCTGAGTGGTCCACAAGATAGGCCATGGCCGAATCGGCCTGCGCCACCCGCCGGTAAATCGCGCCATAGAGCTCCGCGGCCCGCGCCACCTGCTCGGGGTTGCCGGTGACACCCAGGATATTGGGGTGGAAGTAGGCGGCATACTGGGCCAGTCGCTGGAGATCATCGCGCTCCGGATCGACACTGACAAACAGACCCCGTACCCGCTCCCGTTCCTTGGGCGTCATGTCCTTCAGTGCCCTGGCAATCATGGCGAGATTGGTCGGGCAGATATCCGGGCAGAGGGTGTAGCCGAAATAAATCAGCACCACCTGGCCGCGCAGGCTGGCCAGGTCCACCGGACCACTGGCCGCCTCCAGGGTGAAATCCCCGCCCTGGGGGGCCACCGTCGCCGGCTTCATGCCCTCCTGAAGTCGGCAGTGTTCGAGATCCTTGGCCTCGGGCCGGGCGCAGAATTCACACAGGACGCGGTCGGGAGGGGGCTGACCGGCATCGGGGTCCGGCGGGTCCGCGGCCGCCCAGGCCATGCCCCCTAGCATCAACACCGTCA from Chromatiaceae bacterium includes:
- a CDS encoding DUF1566 domain-containing protein, which gives rise to MSHRSSFSMFFIVLLSTLWGAAPASAAFTDHGDGTVTDTDTGLMWDQCSWGQDYTPGPPPSCDPDPTSTNYTYPWSNALGLAVTANTDLHRGYDDWRLPNRTELESLVDITAVSPAIDSNAFPNTASLWYWSSTTYPFDPLNPEWAWYVSFQDGYSFATAQTLDYNVRLVRGGTPLNSFDLLASVSVSIKATDNTATEADLTTGRYTFIRTGDTTAPLTVNYKVTGTATAGRDYVALGTSVVIPAGKTRVTKILTPEQDNLQELPETVILTLKQSPNYAVGTPAKATVTITSDETVTQTVTVKATDNTATEADLTTGRYTFIRTGDTAAALTVNYKVTGTATAGSDYVALGTSVVFPAGKTRVTKTLTPQQDNLQELPETVLLTLKQSPNYAVGTPARATVTLISDEVP
- a CDS encoding efflux RND transporter permease subunit, giving the protein MIAAIIAWSLRNRFLILLATALIIAGGGYALRNIPLDAIPDLSDVQVIVKTSYPGQAPQVVEDQVTYPITTALRAVSGAVAVRGYSMYGDSYVYVVFRDGTDPYWARSRVLELLSQVSARLPAAARPELGPDATAVGWVYQYALVDRTGGHDLAQLRSLQDWFLKFELQSLPGVSEVATVGGMVKQYQVVIDPELLRAYQMPLVNLMQSLQRATGETGAGALEMAEARYMIRIDGRLRGLDDLRNIPITPRVAPAGASGMAMGTQVYEPFKATRSVFRLGDIAEIRLGPEMREGIAELDGQGEVVGGIVLMRPGGNALKTIAAVKDKLAELQRGLPAGVELVPVYDRSGLIHRAIDTLDSRLIEALVVVSLVCALFLWHLRSALVVVISLPIAILAAFMVMYWQGLSANIMSLGGIAIAIGAMVDAAIVMIENLHKHAEREPLTAANRWALVGRATTEVGPALFLSLIIVTLSFLPVLALQGEEGRLFAPLAYTKTYAMAAAALLSITLVPVLLGLFVRGRLRGEQENPVNRALMAAYRPLLAWVMRQPVKVLWLALALTIAGAWPALRLGSEFMPDLDEGDLLYMPTTFPGIAPDKARQLLQQTDRLILTVPEVARVFGKVGRAETATDPAPMEMIETTIQLKPREEWRPGVTIEDIKAELDRTVKFPGLTNAWLMPINARLQMLSTGIKTPVGAKIAGPDLEVIQRLGEQVEEALAALPETQSVFAERVSSARYIKVTPNRMAMGLVGLSVADVQEIVSSAVGGMNLTEVVEGRERYPVSLRYTADARDSLEKLKGLPLVTDTQGTQVQLGAVARVEVVDGPDMIRTENARLNGWVYVQVKGGDVGTYVAKAKQAVAERVVLPPGYSIAWSGAYEHWERAKERLWLVVPLTLAIILVLLYLNFRNLAEVLIIIATLPLGLVGGFFLMYLLGYQLSVAAAIGFIALGGVAVEIGVVMILYLDRALAQRREARGAAGLTRADVREAVVEGALTRLRPVTMTKLAILAALLPIMLGGGAGSEAMQRIAAPLLGGVISVAILTLAVIPAAYLVWRSRGLRP
- a CDS encoding SCO family protein — protein: MKPATVAPQGGDFTLEAASGPVDLASLRGQVVLIYFGYTLCPDICPTNLAMIARALKDMTPKERERVRGLFVSVDPERDDLQRLAQYAAYFHPNILGVTGNPEQVARAAELYGAIYRRVAQADSAMAYLVDHSADTYVVDAQGRWVHTFPHATPATEMLAFIRGLLAKE
- a CDS encoding DUF1566 domain-containing protein, which encodes MRVPTILLTLVLLPTQSTLAAVLNDTGQDLCVDDGSLTTCTEANTGNAATHPRQDARFGADAAATAGQLTKIGGGVAGFDFTPLDASGVEIPLTTDTPPPIPSATPACIRDNRTGLIWEVKTDDGGVRDMGWRYLWGDRTGGTQCFAGADCNTDNYVVTVNALDLCGETLDDWRLPSRRELLSIIDHGASQPAIDADFFPNTAFAVSPYPVGYWSSDLWTSLPNNYAWLVYFKDGNSTAVSRTQNLAQYHYVRLVRGG
- a CDS encoding copper chaperone PCu(A)C, yielding MNRTSAFLAAAFLATLTLGAQAAEITVGDPYARAVPPGQPNSAVFMTLANASKQDRALVGAESTAAGVVELHTHVNEDGMMKMRKIDKIAIPAGQTVALKPGGLHVMLIGLKENLEPGKEVHMNLLFDNGTKEHIMAPVRKIEMAPKAH
- a CDS encoding DsrE family protein, giving the protein MKTLLRLMMALAVMMGVTAGSAMAGDKDPLFINLTVDDAHRVDMAVTFGKNQLERGHPLTIFLNDRGVLVGSTANAAAFADQRKALEEVIGQGATVIVCPMCMKHYGVKETDLMPGLKIGSPDLTGPALFQDDTKTLTW